In Lysobacter luteus, a single window of DNA contains:
- a CDS encoding alpha/beta hydrolase family protein produces the protein MPHIRCFGVALSLLLSAPVAAASPPAAELFAKHSEISDIALSPDGTRVAMAVPVAEGTETQLQIIPLDEGGGALALRFGKQQHVTDVYWTTNERLVVSRAEMEPLHAEPYSRGELIATNADGSDQELLFGYIGDFFMKSGRRKDNGFSALTGLILDDPGMALVTFRCWNCGEEPDTVLFRVDTRTGVRKEVERFRGDTIFGADRSGTARIAVSRDANDNPLMRYRPTADAAWQPLPRTMAGYSLSPLRFSDQPDVMFALVSDKGEPERLYRLDLAAGTRTLLAGRADMEIARVLYEGSRGAPFGVFFDAGKPAIEYIDKASPWAALHAGLMQSFPGELVMPFDFSDDDSKLIFFTYSGSHPGAYYLLDRTAGKIRLIAELKPWIEPAKMAPVRPIEFNSRDGRTLYGFLTAAGDGPRPMVVMPHGGPHGPYDRWRFNPEAQFLASRGYAVLQVNYRGSGGRGQQFIEAGYREWGGRIQDDIADGVRWAVDQQLADPSRVCIYGASFGGYAALMNSIRYPDAYQCAIGHVGVYDLQMMFKEGDIAARRAGRTYLERVLGTDEAALVENSPARQVDRIKVPVLLAQGRIDRRVPMEQFDALATAFRKSGRPAETLVVPGEGHGFYKPENQAKLLETMADFLDRHIGGRSAGPTAATAP, from the coding sequence ATGCCACATATCCGCTGTTTCGGCGTTGCGCTGTCCTTGCTGTTGTCTGCCCCCGTGGCAGCCGCCAGCCCACCCGCCGCGGAACTGTTCGCCAAGCACTCCGAGATTTCCGACATCGCACTGTCGCCCGACGGTACCCGGGTCGCGATGGCGGTGCCGGTGGCCGAGGGAACGGAGACGCAGCTGCAGATCATCCCGCTCGACGAGGGCGGAGGCGCGCTGGCATTGCGCTTCGGCAAGCAGCAGCACGTCACCGACGTGTACTGGACCACCAACGAGCGCCTGGTGGTGTCACGCGCCGAGATGGAGCCATTGCACGCGGAACCCTACAGCCGCGGCGAGCTGATCGCGACCAATGCCGATGGCAGCGACCAGGAGCTGCTGTTCGGCTACATCGGCGACTTCTTCATGAAGTCCGGTCGCCGCAAGGACAACGGCTTCTCGGCGCTCACCGGCCTCATCCTCGACGACCCGGGCATGGCGCTGGTGACCTTCCGCTGCTGGAACTGCGGAGAGGAGCCCGACACCGTACTTTTCCGCGTCGACACCCGCACCGGCGTGCGCAAGGAGGTCGAACGTTTCCGCGGCGACACCATCTTTGGCGCCGACCGGAGCGGCACTGCCCGGATCGCGGTCAGCCGCGATGCCAACGACAACCCGTTGATGCGCTACCGCCCCACCGCCGACGCGGCCTGGCAACCACTGCCGCGGACGATGGCGGGCTATTCGCTGTCGCCGCTGCGGTTCTCGGACCAGCCGGACGTCATGTTCGCACTGGTGTCCGACAAGGGTGAGCCCGAACGCCTGTACCGGCTCGACCTGGCCGCCGGCACCCGCACCCTGCTGGCGGGCCGGGCGGACATGGAGATCGCCCGCGTGCTGTACGAAGGCAGCCGCGGCGCGCCGTTCGGCGTGTTCTTCGATGCCGGCAAGCCCGCGATCGAATACATCGACAAGGCATCGCCCTGGGCCGCGCTCCACGCCGGCCTGATGCAGAGCTTCCCGGGCGAGCTGGTCATGCCCTTCGACTTCAGCGACGACGACAGCAAGCTGATCTTCTTCACCTACTCCGGCAGCCACCCCGGCGCGTACTACCTGCTGGATCGGACGGCGGGAAAGATCCGCCTCATCGCCGAGCTGAAGCCCTGGATCGAGCCGGCGAAGATGGCGCCGGTGCGGCCGATCGAATTCAACAGCCGCGACGGCCGGACGCTGTACGGGTTCCTGACCGCTGCCGGTGACGGCCCCCGGCCGATGGTGGTGATGCCCCATGGCGGCCCACACGGGCCGTATGACCGGTGGCGGTTCAATCCGGAGGCGCAGTTCCTGGCCAGCCGCGGCTACGCCGTCCTGCAGGTCAACTACCGCGGTTCCGGCGGGCGTGGACAGCAGTTCATCGAGGCGGGCTACCGCGAATGGGGCGGGCGCATCCAGGACGACATCGCCGACGGCGTCCGCTGGGCGGTCGACCAGCAGCTGGCCGACCCGTCGCGCGTGTGCATCTACGGTGCAAGCTTCGGTGGCTACGCCGCACTGATGAACTCGATCCGGTATCCCGACGCCTACCAGTGCGCCATCGGCCACGTCGGCGTCTACGACCTGCAGATGATGTTCAAGGAAGGCGACATCGCTGCCCGCCGCGCCGGACGTACTTACCTGGAGCGCGTGCTCGGTACCGACGAGGCCGCGCTGGTCGAGAACTCGCCCGCCCGGCAGGTGGACCGCATCAAGGTCCCGGTGTTGCTGGCGCAGGGCCGGATCGACCGGCGCGTTCCGATGGAACAGTTCGACGCGCTCGCCACCGCGTTCCGCAAGAGCGGGCGTCCGGCGGAAACCCTGGTGGTGCCCGGCGAGGGACACGGCTTCTACAAGCCCGAGAACCAGGCGAAGCTGCTGGAAACGATGGCGGATTTCCTCGACCGCCACATCGGCGGCCGCTCCGCGGGCCCGACCGCCGCCACTGCGCCCTGA
- the hutG gene encoding N-formylglutamate deformylase: MDTYALHRGTAPLLVSLPHDGSVIPEALAARMTEAARAAPDTDWHVSRLYDFARELGASVLVPRYSRYVVDLNRPPDDTSLYPGQNTTGLCPTVRFTGEPVYLPGAEPDEAEVRDRVERYWRPYHDALAGELARLRLEHGRAVLWEGHSIRGDDLPFLFDGRLPDLNLGTGGGTSCSPALQQRLEAVLAAQHDFDWVANGRFKGGHITRNYGEPDRGVEAVQLETSQRCYMDEATFEYLPERAARLQPVLRRLLLAALAGPGAG, translated from the coding sequence ATGGATACCTACGCGCTCCACCGCGGCACTGCGCCGCTGCTGGTCAGCCTGCCCCACGACGGCAGCGTGATCCCCGAGGCACTCGCCGCGCGCATGACCGAGGCCGCGCGTGCCGCGCCCGACACCGACTGGCACGTCTCGCGCCTGTACGACTTCGCCCGCGAACTGGGCGCTTCCGTGCTCGTCCCGCGGTACTCGCGCTACGTGGTCGACCTCAACCGTCCGCCTGACGACACCTCGCTGTACCCCGGGCAGAACACGACCGGCCTGTGCCCGACCGTGCGGTTCACCGGCGAGCCGGTCTACCTCCCCGGCGCGGAACCCGACGAGGCCGAAGTGCGCGATCGCGTCGAACGCTACTGGCGCCCGTACCACGACGCCCTGGCGGGCGAGCTCGCCCGGCTGCGGCTGGAACACGGGCGGGCGGTGCTGTGGGAGGGCCACTCGATCCGTGGTGACGACCTCCCGTTCCTGTTCGACGGCCGCCTGCCCGACCTCAACCTCGGCACCGGCGGCGGGACGAGCTGCTCGCCGGCACTGCAGCAGCGACTGGAGGCGGTCCTCGCCGCGCAACACGACTTCGACTGGGTCGCCAATGGACGGTTCAAGGGCGGCCACATCACCCGCAATTACGGCGAGCCAGATCGGGGCGTCGAGGCGGTTCAGCTGGAGACCAGCCAGCGCTGCTACATGGACGAGGCGACGTTCGAGTACCTGCCGGAACGGGCGGCGCGCCTGCAACCGGTGCTTCGGCGCCTGCTGCTGGCCGCGCTGGCCGGGCCTGGAGCGGGTTGA
- the gorA gene encoding glutathione-disulfide reductase — translation MHNDFDLIVVGGGSGGLAGAFRAAEHGARVALLEPEALGGTCVNAGCVPKKAMWLAAEVAGKLGFAGRLGFPAQDCALDWPTFIAHRQRYITNIHASYQQRLDKAGVALLPVRGRLAGAGTVECSNGVRLRAPRILIATGGHPVRPDMPGAELAGTSDDFFGWTAAPARVALVGGGYIAVELAGVLQALGSAVSVFVRGQRLVDSFDAQLTAQLAEDYRQAGIHIHFSCSVEGVEKTGDGFQVIAPGASELVFDQVLLATGRRPNTDAIGLDTAGVETDRRGHIVVDERHATNVDGIFAVGDVSTDLPLTPVAIAAARRLMDRLYGNRDRPLDPHDIPTVVFSHPPMGKVGLTEDQAREQHGDDVHVATASFRPMLHALVDSPQRSVFKLVCAGPDRRVVGIHLLGEAADEILQGFAVALKRGITLDDLHDTVAIHPTSAEEVVLMR, via the coding sequence ATGCACAACGACTTCGACCTGATCGTGGTGGGTGGCGGATCCGGCGGGCTGGCCGGCGCCTTCCGCGCGGCCGAGCACGGTGCCCGGGTGGCACTGCTGGAACCCGAAGCGCTGGGCGGTACCTGCGTCAACGCCGGCTGCGTGCCCAAGAAGGCGATGTGGCTGGCGGCCGAGGTGGCCGGCAAGCTGGGGTTCGCCGGGCGGCTCGGGTTTCCCGCCCAGGACTGCGCGCTGGACTGGCCGACCTTCATCGCCCACCGCCAGCGCTACATCACCAACATCCACGCCAGCTACCAGCAGCGGCTCGACAAGGCCGGCGTGGCCCTGCTGCCGGTGCGCGGCCGGCTCGCGGGTGCAGGCACGGTCGAATGCAGCAACGGCGTCCGCCTGCGCGCGCCACGGATACTGATTGCCACCGGCGGCCACCCTGTGCGGCCGGACATGCCGGGCGCGGAGCTGGCCGGTACGTCGGACGATTTCTTCGGCTGGACCGCAGCGCCGGCCCGGGTCGCGCTGGTCGGTGGCGGCTACATCGCGGTCGAACTGGCTGGCGTGCTGCAGGCGCTGGGCAGCGCGGTCAGTGTCTTCGTGCGCGGGCAGCGGCTGGTCGACAGTTTCGATGCGCAACTCACCGCACAGCTGGCCGAGGACTACCGCCAGGCCGGCATCCACATCCATTTCAGCTGCAGCGTCGAAGGCGTCGAAAAGACCGGCGACGGATTCCAGGTCATCGCCCCCGGTGCATCTGAATTGGTGTTCGACCAAGTGCTGCTCGCCACCGGCCGGCGCCCCAACACCGACGCAATCGGCCTTGACACGGCCGGAGTCGAGACCGACCGCCGCGGCCACATCGTGGTGGACGAGCGGCACGCCACCAACGTGGACGGCATCTTCGCGGTGGGCGACGTCAGCACCGACCTGCCGCTGACGCCGGTCGCCATCGCCGCCGCCCGCCGGTTGATGGACCGCCTCTACGGCAACCGCGACCGGCCGCTCGATCCGCACGACATCCCAACGGTCGTCTTCAGCCATCCGCCCATGGGCAAGGTCGGCCTGACCGAAGACCAGGCGCGCGAGCAGCACGGCGACGACGTGCATGTCGCCACCGCGTCGTTCCGGCCGATGCTGCATGCGCTGGTCGACTCGCCGCAGCGCAGCGTGTTCAAGCTGGTCTGCGCCGGCCCCGACCGCCGGGTGGTCGGCATACACCTGCTGGGCGAGGCCGCCGACGAGATCCTGCAGGGCTTTGCGGTCGCGCTGAAGCGGGGCATCACCCTCGACGACCTGCACGACACCGTCGCGATCCACCCCACCAGCGCCGAAGAAGTGGTGCTCATGCGCTAG
- a CDS encoding NAD(P)/FAD-dependent oxidoreductase — protein sequence MDRREDVVVVGAGVVGLASALALIEAGRRVTVIDAGRVGGGSSHGNCGTITPSHAPPLAAPGMVATALRMMLTPDAPLYVRPRLDPVLWRWMWRFAGRCNLRDWESSARAKSQLLNDSRLRLQDWIARYGLDCGFSESGEDYVFRSDRKFEEDQREIPLLRELGIAVEVIDGARFEAMEPAVKPGVAGAIRFSGDAVLRPDRYVTELARTVRERGGVVVEHAALDSLASNRDGVTLRVAGEVVQADQVVLALGAWSPRLAGAVGLPWLRSVMQPGKGYSVTYSLPSLVPRRPLILRERSVCVTTWDDSRGYGGFRLGSTMEFSGFDVSLNERRLGALERGAAEYLHQPVGPEVRERWYGWRPMSCDDIPIIGRAPGHDRLWLATGHGMMGVGMSTGTGQLVADLMTGHAPAVDPAPYRPDRFA from the coding sequence ATGGATCGACGCGAAGACGTGGTGGTGGTGGGGGCCGGTGTGGTCGGGCTCGCCTCGGCGCTGGCCCTGATCGAGGCCGGCCGGCGGGTCACGGTGATCGACGCAGGCCGGGTCGGCGGCGGCAGTTCACATGGCAACTGCGGCACCATCACGCCCAGCCACGCACCGCCGCTGGCAGCGCCGGGCATGGTCGCCACCGCGCTGCGGATGATGCTGACGCCCGACGCTCCGCTGTACGTCCGGCCGCGGCTCGACCCGGTGCTGTGGCGCTGGATGTGGCGTTTTGCCGGTCGTTGCAACCTGCGCGACTGGGAAAGCAGCGCGCGTGCCAAGTCACAACTGCTCAACGATTCGCGGCTGCGGCTGCAGGACTGGATCGCGCGCTACGGGCTGGACTGCGGCTTCAGCGAGTCGGGCGAGGACTACGTGTTCCGCAGTGACCGCAAGTTCGAGGAAGACCAGCGCGAGATCCCGCTGCTGCGCGAACTGGGCATCGCGGTCGAGGTGATCGACGGTGCCCGTTTCGAGGCGATGGAACCGGCGGTCAAGCCCGGTGTCGCCGGCGCGATCCGGTTCTCCGGGGATGCCGTGTTGCGTCCCGACCGCTACGTCACCGAGCTGGCCCGGACCGTGCGCGAGCGCGGCGGGGTGGTGGTCGAGCATGCCGCCTTGGACTCGCTGGCGAGTAACCGCGATGGGGTGACACTGCGGGTAGCCGGCGAGGTGGTGCAGGCCGACCAGGTGGTGCTGGCGCTGGGCGCGTGGTCGCCCCGGCTGGCGGGCGCGGTCGGGCTGCCATGGCTGCGTTCGGTGATGCAGCCGGGCAAGGGCTACTCGGTCACCTATTCACTGCCGTCGCTGGTACCGCGTCGCCCGCTGATCCTGCGCGAGCGCTCGGTCTGCGTCACCACCTGGGACGACAGCCGGGGTTACGGCGGGTTCCGGCTCGGCAGCACGATGGAGTTCTCCGGCTTCGACGTCAGCCTCAACGAGCGCCGGCTCGGTGCGCTCGAGCGCGGCGCGGCCGAGTACCTGCACCAACCGGTCGGCCCCGAGGTCCGGGAGCGCTGGTACGGCTGGCGGCCGATGAGTTGCGACGACATCCCGATCATCGGCCGTGCCCCCGGCCACGATCGCCTTTGGCTGGCGACCGGCCACGGGATGATGGGCGTGGGGATGAGCACCGGCACCGGCCAGCTGGTCGCGGACCTGATGACCGGGCATGCGCCGGCCGTCGACCCCGCGCCGTACCGTCCCGACCGCTTCGCCTGA
- a CDS encoding DUF418 domain-containing protein — MTTTTLTPVSASERIDNLDVLRGLALLGIALMNVEYFTAPLADMASGIAPDARGLDWLADAFVYVFVRGKFWTLFSLLFGMGFAVMLGRAAAAGRGFVPMYLRRTFGLLLIGLVHALLVWSGDILVSYAVTALLLMALFRNTATTQLWKWGAWIWGVLLALMLLGSAAMMAMGDAASDPDAAAMAETMASLRDAEIAAYSSGSYAEANAVRLQWFMESLGDNFFLVPLVLGMFLIGAWLVRSGAMSEPAAHRRMFVRLAWLGGLAGLALTLASVAINPNPNMVAGADPDAMMAMTLHMAGSPLMALAFVGIVVLALQRGAAWLRAVAPAGRMALTNYLAQSVIGTLLFYGYGLGLWGGVSRAWQVLGVVVVFALQVALSRWWLSRFRYGPMEWLWRAFTYLQWPPMRRASGPVPPVAA, encoded by the coding sequence ATGACCACCACGACCCTGACGCCGGTATCGGCATCGGAGCGGATCGACAACCTCGACGTGCTGCGCGGCCTGGCGCTGCTGGGCATCGCCCTGATGAACGTCGAGTACTTCACTGCGCCGCTGGCCGACATGGCCTCTGGCATCGCGCCGGACGCGCGTGGACTGGACTGGCTGGCCGACGCGTTCGTCTACGTGTTCGTGCGCGGCAAGTTCTGGACGCTGTTCTCGCTGCTGTTCGGCATGGGGTTCGCGGTGATGCTCGGCCGTGCCGCGGCGGCCGGCCGCGGGTTCGTGCCGATGTACCTGCGGCGCACGTTCGGGCTGCTGCTGATCGGCCTGGTCCACGCGTTGCTGGTCTGGTCGGGCGACATCCTGGTGTCCTACGCGGTGACCGCGCTGCTGCTCATGGCGCTGTTCCGCAATACGGCGACGACACAGCTGTGGAAGTGGGGCGCATGGATCTGGGGCGTGCTGCTGGCCCTGATGCTGCTCGGTTCGGCCGCGATGATGGCGATGGGCGATGCCGCCTCCGACCCGGACGCCGCGGCGATGGCCGAGACCATGGCCTCGCTGCGGGACGCCGAGATCGCCGCCTATTCTTCGGGCAGCTACGCCGAGGCGAACGCGGTAAGGCTTCAGTGGTTCATGGAGTCGCTGGGCGACAACTTCTTCCTCGTGCCGCTGGTGCTGGGGATGTTCCTGATAGGCGCGTGGCTGGTCCGCAGCGGGGCCATGTCGGAGCCGGCGGCCCATCGGCGCATGTTCGTCCGGCTCGCATGGCTTGGCGGGCTGGCTGGCCTTGCGCTGACGCTGGCGAGCGTGGCCATTAACCCGAACCCCAACATGGTCGCCGGCGCCGATCCCGACGCCATGATGGCGATGACGTTGCACATGGCCGGGTCCCCGCTGATGGCCTTGGCCTTCGTCGGCATCGTGGTGCTGGCCCTGCAGCGCGGCGCTGCCTGGCTGCGGGCGGTCGCACCGGCCGGACGCATGGCGCTGACCAATTACCTCGCGCAGTCGGTGATCGGCACGCTGCTGTTCTACGGCTACGGGCTGGGCCTGTGGGGCGGGGTGTCGCGCGCCTGGCAGGTGCTGGGCGTGGTGGTGGTGTTCGCGCTGCAGGTGGCGCTCAGCCGCTGGTGGCTGTCGCGGTTCCGCTACGGTCCGATGGAGTGGCTGTGGCGCGCCTTCACCTACCTCCAGTGGCCGCCGATGCGGCGCGCGTCGGGCCCGGTGCCGCCCGTGGCTGCCTGA
- a CDS encoding FKBP-type peptidyl-prolyl cis-trans isomerase — MKIEKDRVVLFHYSVAEQGGESLESSEGRGPLAILVGHGNIIPGLEKAMDGREAGDKFTAEVKAAEAYGEIQPNLTQRVPKKYFKDVKLVPGMQAVLPTNFGPRAVTVQKVGMSVVDVDLNHPMAGKDLSFEIEIVEVREASEEEIQHGHVHGEGGHQH; from the coding sequence ATGAAAATCGAGAAAGACCGCGTCGTCCTCTTCCACTATTCCGTCGCCGAGCAGGGTGGCGAGTCGCTCGAATCCTCCGAGGGCCGCGGCCCGCTGGCGATCCTGGTCGGCCACGGCAACATCATCCCGGGGCTGGAGAAGGCGATGGACGGCCGCGAGGCCGGCGACAAGTTCACCGCCGAGGTGAAGGCAGCCGAGGCCTACGGCGAGATCCAGCCCAACCTGACCCAGCGCGTCCCGAAGAAGTACTTCAAGGACGTCAAGTTGGTCCCCGGCATGCAGGCCGTGCTGCCGACCAACTTCGGCCCGCGCGCGGTGACCGTCCAGAAGGTCGGCATGAGCGTGGTCGACGTCGACCTCAACCACCCGATGGCCGGCAAGGACCTGAGCTTCGAGATCGAGATCGTAGAGGTGCGCGAGGCAAGCGAGGAAGAGATCCAGCACGGCCACGTGCACGGCGAGGGCGGTCACCAGCACTGA
- a CDS encoding C40 family peptidase translates to MTKAAHYPGINAHAPARPVQAAASPTLRPLAALCCSLLLCAGLAGCGSGSGSEVARSQPPPPGRDWATRAPSDPAAANAVLMRAISLVGTPYLYGGNTPQSGFDCSGLVNYVYSDMLDLRLPRSSGALAGYQGPRIAPDQLSPADLVFFGSGGRVTHVGIYVGDGRFVHAPSSGGTVRLDHLNGHYWRDHYSGAKRVL, encoded by the coding sequence GTGACGAAGGCCGCGCATTATCCCGGCATCAACGCCCACGCGCCAGCACGCCCGGTGCAGGCCGCCGCGTCCCCGACCCTCCGACCCTTGGCCGCGCTGTGCTGCAGCCTGCTGTTGTGCGCAGGTCTGGCCGGCTGCGGAAGCGGAAGCGGAAGCGAAGTGGCGCGCTCGCAGCCTCCGCCGCCCGGTCGCGACTGGGCCACGCGGGCGCCGAGTGATCCCGCCGCCGCCAATGCGGTGCTGATGCGGGCGATCAGCCTGGTCGGCACGCCCTATCTCTATGGCGGCAACACCCCGCAGTCCGGGTTCGACTGCAGCGGGCTGGTCAACTATGTCTACAGCGACATGCTCGACCTGCGCCTGCCGCGCAGCTCGGGCGCCCTGGCGGGCTACCAAGGGCCGCGGATCGCCCCGGACCAGCTGTCCCCGGCCGACCTCGTGTTCTTCGGCAGCGGCGGCCGGGTCACCCACGTCGGCATCTATGTCGGCGACGGCCGTTTCGTGCATGCCCCCAGCAGTGGCGGGACGGTCCGGCTCGACCACCTGAACGGGCATTACTGGCGGGACCACTACAGCGGTGCGAAGCGCGTCCTCTGA
- a CDS encoding C40 family peptidase — MTTKTPGQGRPNTSAARTPRAATRLLLSILLAAAPALPAFAQQATPATAANAPALMPDAMTLPDRALMLASDINTLLVSGKTAAVAADYQPTDGKVKNVLQRALALLGTPYRWGGTSPDKGFDCSGLVSYVFRNALGVELPRVSRDQARTGELIADKSELAEGDLVFFGKRGRVDHVGIYVGEGRFVHAPSTGKDVMVSSLETGYWSGKYMQARRVAGI, encoded by the coding sequence GTGACGACCAAGACCCCAGGCCAAGGCCGCCCGAATACCTCCGCCGCCCGCACCCCGCGTGCCGCAACCCGCCTCCTTCTTTCGATCCTGCTGGCCGCCGCCCCGGCGCTGCCGGCCTTCGCGCAACAGGCCACTCCGGCGACGGCGGCCAACGCCCCGGCGCTGATGCCCGACGCGATGACCCTGCCCGACCGCGCGCTCATGCTCGCCAGCGACATCAACACACTGCTGGTGTCGGGCAAGACCGCCGCCGTGGCGGCCGACTACCAGCCCACCGACGGCAAGGTGAAGAACGTCCTGCAGCGGGCACTCGCCCTGCTCGGCACGCCCTACCGCTGGGGCGGGACCTCGCCGGACAAGGGGTTCGATTGCAGCGGGCTGGTCAGCTACGTGTTTCGCAACGCCCTGGGCGTCGAGCTCCCGCGCGTGTCGCGCGACCAGGCCCGGACCGGTGAGCTGATCGCCGACAAGTCCGAGCTGGCCGAGGGCGATCTGGTGTTCTTCGGCAAGCGTGGCCGCGTCGACCACGTCGGCATCTACGTCGGCGAAGGCCGCTTCGTGCACGCACCCAGTACCGGCAAAGACGTGATGGTGTCCAGCCTGGAGACCGGTTACTGGAGCGGCAAGTACATGCAGGCCCGGCGCGTGGCCGGGATCTGA
- a CDS encoding acyl-CoA thioesterase: protein MSGSQRELTMRFLAEPTDVNYGGKVHGGVVMKWIDQAGYAAAVGWSGTYSVTVAVGGIRFVSPIRISDLVTVRTKLVHTGTSSMHFAVEVSARDPMGGEPRLCTHCVIVFVALDGVEGKPTPVPAWTPVSDDDRHLADYALQVMELSKGIEQTVERYRLAGEL, encoded by the coding sequence GTGAGCGGCAGCCAGCGCGAACTGACCATGCGCTTCCTGGCCGAGCCCACCGACGTCAACTACGGCGGCAAGGTGCACGGCGGGGTGGTGATGAAGTGGATCGACCAGGCCGGCTACGCCGCCGCGGTCGGCTGGAGCGGTACCTACAGCGTTACCGTCGCGGTCGGCGGCATCCGCTTCGTGTCGCCGATACGCATCAGCGACCTGGTCACGGTGCGGACCAAGCTGGTCCACACCGGCACCAGCAGCATGCACTTCGCGGTCGAGGTCAGCGCCCGCGATCCGATGGGGGGCGAGCCGCGGCTGTGCACCCACTGCGTAATCGTGTTCGTCGCCCTCGACGGGGTCGAAGGCAAGCCCACTCCGGTCCCGGCGTGGACACCGGTCAGCGACGACGACCGCCACCTCGCCGACTACGCACTGCAGGTGATGGAGCTGAGCAAGGGCATCGAGCAGACCGTCGAACGCTACCGCCTGGCCGGCGAGCTGTAG